The following are from one region of the Littorina saxatilis isolate snail1 linkage group LG4, US_GU_Lsax_2.0, whole genome shotgun sequence genome:
- the LOC138965333 gene encoding actin-associated protein FAM107A-like isoform X5 → MQNSDEHKHPDYYQHIDYDQYDDCGIPVEFLPPPAEELYSEVPEPDPDYQDEDSSDFPPPPPESLAPPSAGDAPGSPISPTGAPTIIGVRNGSVSSPEDEGDQVQPRKLVNPCLASRERQALHKELLMNYKLGKDVLQKPELNKVLAKRKETQKRKEWEDSKTNKRTSLELKLEERANKMKEKEDMQTISEDSKQPEFMKMHRRITTKTPTSPPT, encoded by the exons ATTACTACCAACACATCGACTACGATCAGTACGATGACTGCGGCATTCCCGTGGAGTTTTTGCCCCCTCCGGCAG AGGAGCTGTACTCAGAGGTTCCGGAACCAGACCCGGATTATCAGGACGAGGATTCCTCCGACTTCCCTCCTCCCCCACCGGAGTCCCTTGCTCCCCCCTCTGCCGGAGATGCTCCGGGCTCTCCCATTTCTCCGACAGGAGCTCCGACCATCATCGGCGTGCGGAACGGCTCAGTAAGCTCCCCTGAAGATGAAGGCGACCAGGTGCAGCCCAGGAAGCTGGTCAACCCATGCCTCGCgtccagagagagacaggcctTGCACAAAGAGCTACTCATGAACTATAAGCT GGGGAAAGACGTGCTGCAGAAGCCGGAGCTGAACAAGGTGCTGGCCAAGCGGAAGGAGACTCAGAAGCGCAAGGAATGGGAGGACAGCAAGACCAACAAGCGGACCAGTCTCGAACTCAAGCTGGAGGAACGCGCCAACAAAATGAAGGAGAAAGAG GACATGCAGACAATTTCCGAGGACTCCAAACAACCCGAGTTTATGAAGATGCACCGGCGAATCACCACCAAGACCCCCACCTCTCCTCCCACGTGA